The genome window AGTCCTTGTCCATCGTGGTACCATAACCGTTAAGAGCCCATCGCTCCCGCATGGAGTCAAAGATGTCGTTTGCAGAAATGGAAAATATGAGGCGTTCGTTGCAGAATGACTTGCGTAAAGCCAGGTTCAGGCTTGCAAAGCCGTTTACTTTCTGGAAGCCGTCGTAAAGTCTTGTGCGCGTCCGGAAGTGCAACCTGCCCATGAAGGTCTTGGAGAAGGCAAACTGGTTGAGCAAAGAGAACGTTACTGCAGGTTTGTTCTTCACCAGCGAGCCATCATCATCCGGTGCATGGAAGTTCTGTTGCAGGTAGCTTACTTCTGCCGTAGGCTGATACCATTTGAACTTAGGAGAGGCGACGACAGAGGCATAGTACAGCTCTGAATGGTCATAGTTGTAGGCTGCGGTAAAGGCAATAGCCTTGTTCTGGTATAATCCACGTGTCCAGATTATCGCATCCTTGTAGTATTTATAGCCGGCAGAAATGTTCAGCCAGCTATACACGCCGTTTACTTCTATGTTGTGTATCTGTTCCGGGCGCAGTTCCGGGTTGCCCCCTTCATAGCCGTAGCGGTTGTTGTATTGTACGAAATTGCGCAGGGAACGGTAGCTCGGACGGTTGATTTTGTTGCTGTAATTAAGCTGGAGCGACCACTTCCCGTTGTTCCATGCCAGTGACGCAGAAGGGAAGAAGTTACTGTAACGCCGGCTGGCATCGTCCTGTTTAGTCCCGAAGGAGTAATAGTCTGACACTACATGCTCGTATCTTAGTCCTGCACTAAGCGAGAACTTGCCTAAAGGAAGGCTGTAATCTGCAAAAACAGCCTGGTTCCTTTCCTTGATGTCAGTCTCCGAGGATGCTACAATCTGCTCTTTATTGGTGAAGTTTCCCCAGGAGTTGGTATAGCTGAACTCCGTTCCCCAGTTCAGATTACCACGCCATAGCGGATATTCAAAGACAAGTTTTCCTGCCCAGAGATGACTGCGCTGGTTGCCAGAAGAGTGTACTTCACGGCTGGAAAGCTGGTCGGAGTGCTCTGTCTGGGCATGGTTTTCCTTAAACCTCATGGCTACATAGGATGCGTTGAAGTCTATTCCGAGTTTTCCGAGTCTGCCAACATAATACACATCAGCCTGATGACGGGCAGGAGTACGTATCTCAACATTCCCTTTCTGTGTTATCGTTCCTTCTGACATGCCGTTTTTGTAGATATTCTGAACACCATCCATTGTTCCGTCCATGCGGTAATTGGTGTAGAAACGGTAAGAGGCACCGATTGAGTTGCTGTCATTGAACAGGTAAGAAGTACCAATGCGTTCGGAAAGGGCATTGTGCCTGCCCTTATAATTGATGTGCTGTCGAATATCAACATCATCTCCGTTTGCGTGTATCTGAGAGTGAAGGTCGTTGTTCTCCTGCTGTAGATAGTTCATCCAGTAGAGGCTGTTGAACAGCTCCAGACGCTTTGTCCGATAAGTCAGCTTGGTCGATTCCGAGCCAGTCCACCATCCATTGTATTCCACATTGGCATCATTACGAAAGCTGAAGCCTTCATCCTGCCTGCGAATGGTTTTGATGCGGATGACGGACTGTACCTGTGCATCATACTGTGAGCCGGGACTTGTGATGACATCCACACTCTTGATGTTGTCAGACTTGAGTTCCGTCAGTTCCTTCATGTCACTTATCTTGCGGTTGTTGATATAGATAAGCGGTGTTCCCTTGGCAAAGACCTGCACACTGTTGCCGCTTGTCGTCACACGGGGAAGCTGTGCCAGTACGTCCATGGCACTGCCCATCTTTGCCAACAGTGAGTGTTCAATGTCAATTGTCATGCCTCCCCGTGTCATCTTGTATTGTGGTCGGACGGTCTTGACGGTCACTCCTTTCAGCTGTAAGGCATCGGGTGCAAGCTGGATAGTGCCTGCATTCTCGGTTGGGAAGGTTCGGTAAACGGTCTTGTAGCCCACGTAGCTGATGCGTGCAATGACCTTTGCCGGCTCGTAAGGCACTACGAACACACCGCTTTCATTGCTCACTCCACCAGCAACGGCACTGGAGTCGACTACTGATAACAGCAGTACATTGGCGTAAGGTACGGGTTGCCCGGTTTCATCAACGACCTTTCCCGTCAGATGTCGCTTTGTCTTGTGCGTGCATTCCACCATGATTGTATTCCCACGGTGTGTCATCCGTATGGGATAGAAGCCTATCAGCTGCTGGATGGCATCGGTAACACGCTGGTTCTTGATGCTGGTTGTAACACGGAAGTCCTCCAGTTCGTCATAAATAAAGTTGATTGTGTAACGGTTTTGCAGGCTGTTGAGTTCTTTCAACGCCTGTGCCATGGAGACATTGTTGTACTGTCGGGTGATGCGCTGGGCATGCAGTTGTAAGCTCAGAACGCAAAGCATGGATATAATATACTTTCTCATAGTTCTTTTCAATAGTTGGAGATAACTACAGTCGGCTCTTCTCTGCATTACCTGCACCTGTTCCCTTGTACTTGCTTCGTTTTGCATTGAAGTTATAGGTGAGAGTGATTCCTATGCGGCGTATGCAGTTATAGCAGTCCTTGGTATTGATAACATTCTGTCCATACTGCGTCCATGCGTCCCGTTTTGTCTTGAAGAGATCTATGGCATATACATTAAGAAGCAGCGCCTTGTGCAGGAAGGAGAGAGTGTATCCCACATCAACGGTACCAGATGCCTTGGTTTTTACGAAGTCTGTACAGACCTCGGAATTATATTTCATGTCCAAAGTTATAAAGCTGTTGGTCGAAAGGATAAGTTTGGTATTCATCTTTATGCTGACAAATGGGTCTTGTAGGTCTTCTGTACTTCCATACTTTCGTGTATTGAAGAATGGCTTAAGGAAGTCAATCTCCAATGTAGGTTGATACCATCCGAACTTAGGTGAAGCTACAAAGGAGGTTGAGAGGCTCTGTGTATGGTGAAAGTTCTGGTTTTGTATAAGTGCTATTTCCTTTCCGTCATAGAGCCTTGACGTGTAGGCAATGGCATCCTTATTGTAAGAATAATCTATGTCCAGACTTAGCCAGCTGTGTACTATGCTGAATCCGATACTGTGATTTATGGTTGGTCGCAGATAGGGGTTGCCGGCTTCATAGGTGAACCGATTGACATATTGAACGTTGCTTCTTAGGTCTCTATAGGAAGGGCGGCTGATGTGTTTAGCATAGTTCATCTGTAGAGACCACTTGTCTTTATTCCAGGAAACAGAAAGGTTGGGGAACCAGTCATGATAAGTGCGGCTTGGTTCATCCTCCTTTATGCCGAAAGAGCGGTAGAGTGCCGATGTGTACTCATAGCGTAATCCTGCCTCAACTGTCCAATTTCCCAATGGCAGTGAATAGTCAATAAAAGGTGCAATGTTTTTTTCTACAACAGTGTTGTCCGATGCGTCGACATATTTCTCCGGGTTATTATAGATGGAATGGGAGTGGGTATTTGTCGTTTCGGTCCCAATTTCTGCTTTTCCTTTACCAATGGGATAGCTGAGAATGAGCTTGGATGCCAACATTCTTATATGTCGTTCATTCTCTGTATTCACTTTGCGGGAGGGCAGATCGTCGCTGTTTTCTGTCCAGTTATCCCTGCGTCCGTCTTTCTTCCATATACCTGTACCATTGAAGACAATGTCCATTTTCCCTACTTTTCCTATATAGTAAAGGTTGGCGGTATGGTCAGGACCGTTGAAGATGTCTATATTAAGATTCTGCTGGATAATTCCTGTCAAAACATTATCTTTCCATACCTTCTGGTAGTTGTTCACACATTCTCCTTTTCCTACTATAGACTTGACCAGCGAATAGGAAGCACCAATAGAATGTTTTGGTGTAATATCATAACTGAAACCGGCTTTGGGGAGGAAGAACGAGGCTCGGAAATCAGTATTGGCAAGCTGTTCTTGGTAAATGGTATGGTCTGGGAGAAGCAGTTTGCTGCTGACAGTATTGCGTTCACCCTCATATCGTGTAGAGCTTGTGACATCTGTAAAAACTTCAAGTCCGCCTTTTCTGTATTTCACATTAACTTCCTCAAAACCGCCCCACTTGCTGTTGTTCTTGGCATTTACTGCTGTCATTACGCTCAGTCCGTCAGCTTTTATCCCTTTTGTATGGATGCGGATAACTGATTGAACAGACGCATTGTACTGTGCGCCTGGGTTTGTTAGAATCTCAATGTTTTTTATTTCAGTGGATTTTAAGGTTGTGAGTTCCTGCTTGTCACGTATTAGTCGGTTGTCAATGTAGATTTCCGGTGAACCTTTGGCAAAAATAGTAACACCTCCATTAGCATCAACATTTACACGAGGCAACTGTGCTAAAACGTCATTTGCGGTACCCATCTTTGCCAACAGTGAGTGTTCAATGTCGATTGTCATGCCTCCCCGTGTCATCTTGTATTGTGGTCGGACGGTCTTGACGGTCACTCCTTTCAGCTGTAAGGCATCGGGTGCAAGCTGGATAGTGCCTGCATTCTCGGTTGAGAAGGTTCGGTAAACGGTCTTGTAGCCCACGTAGCTGATGCGTGCAATGACCTTTGCCGGCTCGTAAGGCACTACGAACACACCGCTTTCATTGCTCACTCCACCAGCAACGGCACTGGAGTCGACTACTGACAGCAGCAGTACATTGGCGTAAGGTACGGGTTGCCCGGTTTCATCAACGACCTTTCCCGTCAGATGTCGCTTTGTCTTGTGCGTGCATTCCACCATGATTGTATTCCCACGGTGTGTCATCCGTATGGGATAGAAGCCTATCAGCTGCTGGATGGCATCGGTAACACGCTGGTTCTTGATGCTGGTTGTAACACGGAAGTCCTCCAGTTCGTCATAAATGAAGTTGATTGTGTAACGGTTTTGCAGGCTGTTGAGTTCTTTCAACGCCTGTGCCATGGAGACATTGTTGTACTGTCGGGTGATGCGCTGGGCTGATGCTCCACACATAATGGTGAGGAGCACGAGCGTTGTTAATAACCTTTTCATAGCTTTATTCTATTGTCAGGGTGTTGTCGGAATAGGTAAGGTTCACACGGTCAAAGGCATTCAGCAGTTCAATGTTCTGCTGGAGAGATGCCTGTTTGTCCCATTTGAAGAAAAGCCGCATATGGGTTGCGCCCGGGTTCAGTACTTTCACCTCTGCATGATAGTACTGAGCCATAGTATCGACGATGGTCTTCAGTGAAACATTCTCAAAGACAACCGGCTGCATGGGGATGCTGTCTTTCTGTGGAAGAAGCGTGCGTGTAAGGCTGTCAATGACAGCTTTACGTTGTTCCCGTATCTGTTTTAATGAGTCGGCTACGGTTGTCCGCTGTATCTGTGGCTGTGGATTGATTGGCTGTTTGTTACCGAAGAAAGGCAGAATACCCAACTGTACGGTTGCTGCAAAGGCAAGTCCTGATGCAAAGACAATGCCTGCGATAGAAGCTGCTATCTTCATTCTGCTGCGCTGTTGTGGTACAGAGTGCTGGGCAGAGAAGTGTTCCCACTCTTCCTCTACGTTCACTTCTCCAGCTTCATTACGTATCATGGCACGCTTGGTCATGGCTAAATCCTGCACAAAGATACGAATCTCCTCGTCGGCAAGCAGTGTTTCAATCTGCTCATCGGTATATTTTTCGGGATGTTCCTGCATGTCAAGGAACTGTATCCTTTTCTCTTCTGACTGGCTCTTGTTCATTGTCGTGCTTGTTTTAGTTGTTCTTTGACGGTGTCGATAGCTGCTGAAAGATGATGATAGACTGTCACCCGACTCACGTCCAGTTCGTCTGCAATGCGCTGGAAAGGTAGTCCTTGCAGATGTCGAAGACGAAGAATTTGGCGACGGATGGGCGGTTCAAGAAGTTCGATGATGCTCATCAACTGGTCGAGCAGTTCGTTGTCCTGTTCGGAAAGGACAGTCTCTGCGTCTGCCAGAAGCAGCTTCGCCGTCCGTTCGCGTATGTCTTTATGCGCAATGATGTTCAGACAACGGTTGCGGACAGCCCTCACAAGGTAGCCTTCTTCCGTCTCTGGCAGCAGTATAATCTGCTCACTTAGTACGTGGGCAAATACCTCACTTACCACGTCCCTGCACTCGTCACGGTCGTAGAGAATACTCTTTGCTACCCGAAACATCGGTTGATAATAATGCTTGAACAGCCTTTCTATGTCGGTCTTTTCATGCTTCATACACTATTCTTACAGTTCAACAACTGAAAATGTAAAGCAGAACAATGATTTTTTTGTATTAGATTGCAAAGATAATTACTTTGTTGCAATTAATGTCTTTTTCTAAGAGAGTTTCTTCCGTTTTACTGTTGGAAGCTAAAAAGGCTTTGTCTTCTGAATATATTTGGATGTGATCTGTTGTCATCCTGTTGTCAATTCATTGTCATCTACGCCTGAAACGCATGCATCTCATGTCTGTTGTTCGTAGAACTTATGTTTGTTGGCTGTTAAGGTGATGTCCATTTAATATATTTTCTGAATTCTAATGTCACCTTTATAAAATAGTTTTCTTACCTTTGCACGACATATTTAAATGAAAAAGCGAATGAAGAAGATAACTTTTCTCCTTGTTATGTTGGCATCTGTGCTGGCATTCAGTTCATGTAGTCATTCTGAGACCTATGCTGATCAGTTGGAACGGGAAAATAATGCAATCCATGCTTTCATAGTCAAAAAGGGTATCAACGTAATCAGTGAGGAGCAGTTTACTAAACAGGGAAATACAACTGACACAACAAAGAACCAGTATGTTCTCTTCTCCAATACAGGTGTGTATATGCAGATTGTGGAGAAAGGTACGGGTGAAACCATTAAAAAAGGAGAGACGGCAACAGTCCTCTGTCGTTTTACAGAGCGGAACCTTCTCAGGGACACGCTGCAGCTGTCTAATCAGTTCCTCATCTTCGGTGCTAAGGTTGACAAGATGTCAGTAACAAACACAAGTGGAACCTATACGGCTTCATTTGACCCGTCTTCCAGCGTGATGTATGATGCCTATAAGAGTACGTCAGTGCCAGCAGGATGGCTGGTGCCAATGCCCTATGTCGGTATTGGCAGGTTGACTTCAGCTGCCTCTAAGCTGTCGCACGTGAGACTTATTATCCCTTCACAGCAGGGACATATCAATGCCACACGGGCGGTTTATCCGAGCTTTTTTGATTTGACCTTCCAGAGAGGACTCTGATAGAAAGGTGATAAAGTAAAAAGGTAAGAAAACAAGAAAGTAAAAGGGGCGATTCCCTTCAAACATATTTTTAGGTATGACGCTTATCAAATCTATTTCCGGCATCCGTGGTACTATCGGAGGTCGTGCGGGAGACACACTGAACCCGCTGGACATTGTTAAATTCGTTTCAGCATACGCCACTTTCATTGCGCGTAAGCATCCCGGAAAGAAGCTGAAGATTGTTGTTGGTCGTGATGCACGTATCTCTGGTCCTATGGTCAAGAACGTTGTATGCGGTACGCTGATGGGAATTGGTGCTGATGTTGTGAACATCGGACTGGCAACAACTCCTACAACTGAGCTGGCTGTACGTATGAGCGGTGCGGATGGTGGTATCATCATCACAGCTTCTCACAATCCACGTCACTGGAATGCCCTGAAACTTCTGAACGAGGAGGGTGAGTTCCTTACAGCAGCTGATGGTGCTGAGGTGTTGGATATTGCTGACCGTGAGGATTTTGAATATGCTGACGTGGATGGTATGGGTAGCTATGTTGACGACGATTCGTTTGACGAGCGTCATATAGAAGAGGTGATGAACCTTGAATTGCTCGATCTTGAGGCTGTCAAGAACCGTAAGTTCCGTGTCGTAGTTGATGCTATCAACTCTGTCGGTGGTGTCATTCTGCCTAAACTTCTCGACCGTTTAGGTGTTGAGTATAAGTTCCTTAACGGTGATGCTACGGGCGACTTCTCTCACAATCCAGAACCGATTGCACAGAACCTCACAGGTATTATGGACGAGGTTTCCAAGGGTGGCTATGACCTGGGTATCGTTGTTGACCCGGATGTCGACCGTCTTGCATTCATTCAGGAGGATGGTCAGATGTATGGTGAGGAGTACACACTCGTTACAGTGGCTGATTATATCCTCGAACACGTGAAAGGCAATACCGTAAGCAACCTCTCGTCAACTCGTGCATTGCGTGATGTAACCGAGAAACACGGCGGTAAGTATTATGCTTCCGCTGTCGGTGAGGTGAATGTTACCACGAAGATGAAGGAAGTGGGTGCCGTTATCGGTGGTGAAGGCAATGGTGGTGTCATCTATCCTGACAGCCATTACGGTCGCGATGCTCTCGTTGGTATTGCGCTCTTCCTCAGCTCTTTGGCACAGAAAGGGATGAAGGCAAGCGAGCTTCGCAAGACATTCCCAGAGTATTTCATTGCGAAGAACCGTATCGACCTTACAGCTGATACTGATGTTGATGCAATTCTCGTACGTGTGAAAGAACTTTACGGACAGGAGAAGGATGTACAGGTAACTGATATCGACGGTGTCAAGCTCGATTTCCCTGATGCCTGGGTCCACCTCCGCAAGTCAAACACAGAACCTATCATCCGTGTCTACAGCGAGGCTAACACGATGGAGGCAGCCGATGCGTTGGGTAAGAAACTGATGCAGGTAGTTTACGATATGCAGTAAACTTAACCTTGTTGTAAAACAGAAGAGGATGCTTTGGGTATGTCACGAAGCATCCTCTTTTTCGTTGACAGCCTTTTGGTTCCATCTTTCAGCACAGTATCTGTATCTGAATCAGGTGAGTTGTAAAGAGCAAGGAAGTCAGGTTTTATAAACCGATATAGGCTCTTCTGTTCTTGTGTTCAGCCGTAACACAAGTTGTGTTTACTACCGACACGCTCCGTGCGGACCTATAACACGAAAGGAAAAAGTGTGGAATTGCAATGCGAAGATGAGTCGTCAGGCGTTTTTTTGGAATATTATATGTATCTTTGCGGTATCATCCATTAAAAGAGGAGGAAACGAGTATGAAATATCCTATCGGTATACAGAGTTATGAAAGTTTAAGAGAAGAAAACTATGTGTATGTTGACAAGACTGAAATGATATTTGAACTGGCTAAAAGGGGAAAGTATTATTTCCTTAGCCGTCCTCGTCGTTTTGGCAAGAGTCTGCTCGTTTCCACGATCGAAGCCTATTTCTCGGGACGTAAGGAATTGTTCAAGGGCTTGGCAATAGATGAACTGGAAACAAAGTGGGAATGTCATCCAGTATTGCATCTTGACCTTAATACGGAGCGTTATAACACTGTTGAGTCCTTGACTGATAAGCTGGAAGCTAATCTTAATGACTGGGAACAGTTGTATGGAAAGAACCCTGTTGCAAAGTCTTTTGCTACCCGTTTCGAGTATGTCATCCGATATGCTTACGAAAAGACAGGGCACTCTGTGGTGATTCTTGTGGATGAGTATGATAAGCCGATGTTGCAGGCTATCGGCAATGAAGAGCTGCAAAACGAATACCGTGGGATACTTAAAGGATTTTATGGTGCACTGAAGTCGCAGGATCGTTATATACGTTTCGCACTGCTTACGGGTGTTACGAAGTTCGGGAAAGTGAGTGTGTTCAGCGATTTGAACAACCTGCAGGACCTCTCAATGGATGAGAGATACCAGGCTCTTTGTGGTATGACAGAGGACGAAGTTGTGCGCTATTTCGGTGAACCCATCCGTGCGTTGGCTGTCAAGAACAAGCAGAGTGAAGAAGAAACGCTTGCCAGATTGAAGAAGCGTTACGATGGCTATCATTTTGTAGAGAATGGTATCGGTATCTATAATCCATTCAGCCTGTTGAATACCTTTGAGCGGTTGCAGTTTGGCAGCTACTGGTTTGAGACGGGTACACCAACCTATCTTGTGGAACTGTTGAAGCGTGATGACTATGTTCTGCCACATCTGACCGAAGAGGTATCTACGGCTGATGTTCTGAACAGTATTGACGTGGTTTCCAATAATCCGATTCCTGTGATTTATCAGAGCGGTTATCTTACCATCAAGGAATATGATGCTGAGTTCGGTGAATATACTTTGGGCTTCCCCAATGAGGAAGTGGAAGAGGGGTTCATGCGCTATCTTCTCCCTTATTATACTGGTTTGCACGATGTGGCAACTCCTTTCTCGATGAGTCAGTTCATTGGCGACCTCCGTTCAGGTCGTCCTGAACAGTTTATGCAACGGATGGCGGCACTCTTCGCAGATACGGACTATAAGATTGTAGGTAATTCTGAACTCTATTTCCAGAATGCTTTTTATCTTGTGGCAAAGATGATGGGCTTTTATACAAAGGTGGAACGAACGACCAGTAACGGGCGGATGGACCTGACGATAGAGACCAAGGATTATGTCTATATCGTAGAGTTCAAACTGGATGGTTCGGCTGATGCAGCTTTGCAGCAGATCGATGAAAAGGGTTATGACAAACCATTCTCAATGGATAAACGCCGCCTCTATAAGATTGGTGTGAACTTCTCTTTGGAGAAACGTTGCATTGATGCGTGGAAGATAGCACCTGCAGTGTAAGTGATAATCTACTGTTAAATATCAGATAATCAATTGTTTGTTCCTTATCTATTTACCGTCAGTATCAGTCAGTTTTCGTCCGTAGTGGGGAAGTAAAGTGATACTCTCCAATATATTTTTACGCCTTTTTGTTTGCTTTTATCTGTTTTCTTTCTAACTTTGTATCGATAGTTACAAAGCCTAATGTATCAGTGCTTTTCGGTAAGCATGTCACGCATAAGTTAGTTTTTGGTGTCTTACAGTATATTATACAATGGTAAATTAAACCTCTCTTCCCATCTTCAGCCGTGGTGTTGTTGGTAAACACCAATCGTGTTGATGCTGAACACCAATGGTGTTGAGCACTAAACATGTTGCAATGTGTTGCCGATTTGGGGACAATTTGTAGTCAGGAAGAGCTGTTACTACCCAAGGTGAATAAAACTTCTTTGATTAAAAGAGGATTGCTCTACCAACGTCAATATGATATCATCAATTTAAAAGAGGTTCTGTATAGGCGAGTATGCTATTATAGTTTTATCGGACAACAAAGATAATGTTTATATCATTTACTCTTGTATATATTTGGAAAATAGCAGTTAAGATGGATAAAGCAAAGATGATTTGTGTAGCCTTATGTGCGATGCCACTTCCTGTTGCAGCACAGACAGATTCAGTCTCAAAGGGTGTTCATCTGCAGGAGGTGGTTGTTGCAGGTGATATGGTGAAGCGGGAGGTGGACTATATCAACTGTATTCCTACTCCGAAACAACGAAAGCATGCCCATTCTGGATTCGAGCTTGTAAGGAATATGATGCTGGCAGGTGTGAGTGTGGATGCTGGGAATGGTGTCATTACGACGCCAGCTGGCATTGCGACGCTGTACATCAACGGCAGTAAGGCTTCTGTGAGAGAGATAACTACGTTACGTCCAAAGGATATCCTTCGTGTTGAATACTATGATATGCCTACGGGAAAGTATGCCAATGACAAGGCAGTGATGAACTATATTGTCAGGAATTACACTTCGGGTGGTTACACACAGGTGGATGCTATGCAGGGAGTGGGCTATCTGAAGGGCGACTATAACCTTATATCGAAGTACAGTCTTGGGCATTATAATGTGAATCTCTGGGCAGGTTCCAGTGTACAGAACCCTAAGGTTTACAGTGAGAGTACGACGGATTATCTGCTGGATAACCCTATCCGAAAGCAGGAGTCATCGTATGATACAGACTTAAAGGCTGTTGGACGTTATGTTGATGCCAGTATTAGTCGGAGGACGGAGCGTACAACGTGGATGCTTAGAGGCGGTATTGAGGTCAGCACAAGCCGTGATGATGTTCTGAAAGGAAGTTTGGTATATACTGGTTATACTGCTCCGTTGGTGTTTGCCAATAATGTCCTTGAGCGTGACAAGACGGTAAAGCCTTCTTTGTTTCTTTATTATAACCGGAATTTCAAGGGCGGAAAGAGCTTTGAATGTTCGTTGAATGGTTATTATGCACGCAATACTTATAAGCGTAATACTCTCGAAGACAGAGCGTTCGTGAGTGATGTGAATGAGGATTATACATATCTAAACTTCCATACAAGCTACATGCTTCCTCTTCCTAAGGAAAATAATCTGACGTTTAGCCTGATTGAATTTCTGAAGATAAGCCAAGATGAGTATAGAGGTAGCTCTCCGAGCCTGCAGCATCTGCGTACTTCTGAATCCTTGTTCTTTGTTGATTACACGAAGCGGTGGGGTAGGAAGCTGATGTTAGTAGTGCGTCCTGGTGTGTCTTTCCTTGCTTACAAGCTGCGTGGAGAACAACAGGTGACGCATTTTGCTCCACGTTTTCATACAATGTTCTCGTGGAGTCCAGCTAAGCAGCAGGCTTTACAGCTGTTCTTTGCATTAGGAAATACGTTCCCGACATTAAACACCGTTAACGCAGCAGAGCAGCAGATAGATCGTGTCTTGGTGCGTCGTGGCAATCCGACGATGGACAATTCCACGCTGCTTGGTCCTGCTTTGACCTACACGCTCAACTTCAAGAAATGGTCAGCACTGCTGTCTGCCAATTATGAATATATGAGTAATGCCATAGCCAATGTATATCTAAGGGACAATGATAGGCTGATTAATACCTATTCGAGTGATACACGTTATCATCAGTGCCAGCTGTTGCTGTCTGCAACATGGAAACCAGTGAGTGATTTCAATGTGAAATGGGATGGTGGCTATGAGTATTACTGTGTGACGGGAGCAGCTGACGAACGCTTAGGATGCTGTTATGCACGTCTGGGAGCGAATTACTTCCTGGGCGACTTTTCGCTGTCAGCCTCTGCACGGACAGCCCGCAAGGATTTAGTAGGGTGTCAGGAGCAGATACACCTTCCGTTCTGTTATGATTTATCAGGAGAGTGGAGTCACGGAAATCTGTCGGTAGTTGTTACTACAAGAAATCCCTTTATGCAGGGAAATGAGCGTAGGCGGAGTTTTATTGCACCTAA of Prevotella fusca JCM 17724 contains these proteins:
- a CDS encoding ATP-binding protein, whose translation is MKYPIGIQSYESLREENYVYVDKTEMIFELAKRGKYYFLSRPRRFGKSLLVSTIEAYFSGRKELFKGLAIDELETKWECHPVLHLDLNTERYNTVESLTDKLEANLNDWEQLYGKNPVAKSFATRFEYVIRYAYEKTGHSVVILVDEYDKPMLQAIGNEELQNEYRGILKGFYGALKSQDRYIRFALLTGVTKFGKVSVFSDLNNLQDLSMDERYQALCGMTEDEVVRYFGEPIRALAVKNKQSEEETLARLKKRYDGYHFVENGIGIYNPFSLLNTFERLQFGSYWFETGTPTYLVELLKRDDYVLPHLTEEVSTADVLNSIDVVSNNPIPVIYQSGYLTIKEYDAEFGEYTLGFPNEEVEEGFMRYLLPYYTGLHDVATPFSMSQFIGDLRSGRPEQFMQRMAALFADTDYKIVGNSELYFQNAFYLVAKMMGFYTKVERTTSNGRMDLTIETKDYVYIVEFKLDGSADAALQQIDEKGYDKPFSMDKRRLYKIGVNFSLEKRCIDAWKIAPAV
- the glmM gene encoding phosphoglucosamine mutase codes for the protein MTLIKSISGIRGTIGGRAGDTLNPLDIVKFVSAYATFIARKHPGKKLKIVVGRDARISGPMVKNVVCGTLMGIGADVVNIGLATTPTTELAVRMSGADGGIIITASHNPRHWNALKLLNEEGEFLTAADGAEVLDIADREDFEYADVDGMGSYVDDDSFDERHIEEVMNLELLDLEAVKNRKFRVVVDAINSVGGVILPKLLDRLGVEYKFLNGDATGDFSHNPEPIAQNLTGIMDEVSKGGYDLGIVVDPDVDRLAFIQEDGQMYGEEYTLVTVADYILEHVKGNTVSNLSSTRALRDVTEKHGGKYYASAVGEVNVTTKMKEVGAVIGGEGNGGVIYPDSHYGRDALVGIALFLSSLAQKGMKASELRKTFPEYFIAKNRIDLTADTDVDAILVRVKELYGQEKDVQVTDIDGVKLDFPDAWVHLRKSNTEPIIRVYSEANTMEAADALGKKLMQVVYDMQ
- a CDS encoding TonB-dependent receptor — encoded protein: MDKAKMICVALCAMPLPVAAQTDSVSKGVHLQEVVVAGDMVKREVDYINCIPTPKQRKHAHSGFELVRNMMLAGVSVDAGNGVITTPAGIATLYINGSKASVREITTLRPKDILRVEYYDMPTGKYANDKAVMNYIVRNYTSGGYTQVDAMQGVGYLKGDYNLISKYSLGHYNVNLWAGSSVQNPKVYSESTTDYLLDNPIRKQESSYDTDLKAVGRYVDASISRRTERTTWMLRGGIEVSTSRDDVLKGSLVYTGYTAPLVFANNVLERDKTVKPSLFLYYNRNFKGGKSFECSLNGYYARNTYKRNTLEDRAFVSDVNEDYTYLNFHTSYMLPLPKENNLTFSLIEFLKISQDEYRGSSPSLQHLRTSESLFFVDYTKRWGRKLMLVVRPGVSFLAYKLRGEQQVTHFAPRFHTMFSWSPAKQQALQLFFALGNTFPTLNTVNAAEQQIDRVLVRRGNPTMDNSTLLGPALTYTLNFKKWSALLSANYEYMSNAIANVYLRDNDRLINTYSSDTRYHQCQLLLSATWKPVSDFNVKWDGGYEYYCVTGAADERLGCCYARLGANYFLGDFSLSASARTARKDLVGCQEQIHLPFCYDLSGEWSHGNLSVVVTTRNPFMQGNERRRSFIAPNYQFFGRKVSELDNSFASVKVAYSLDYGKKVNRSPKYESKAAESSILK